The following proteins come from a genomic window of Sorex araneus isolate mSorAra2 chromosome 1, mSorAra2.pri, whole genome shotgun sequence:
- the TTF1 gene encoding transcription termination factor 1 — protein sequence MEGDPGGPEGLSPRFDKKKKKKKKKQRQPDSRGRESPGPLAHAGLGDSEDPAPAEEQPRGAKGKKRRREARPLSPPQVLLSPEAAGPEPVGPRGKKRKGSALGVDEETGVAYVLVDREDSENEAKDLWRDVDIVYVDVSKVQGAAPEPGAPEPSAAEGSPQNQPEEQSPAKKKKKKRPRDTGPGSPGPTPRDSDGAQHSPRGTPRHGPWGAEWESPRTPSPSQLRACPVPETPPAPPPGQGHRKKAKKKKRELLGSWDPKAPATVSPESTGSGTPEAATGRGAEPGSRKKTKKRQPRAGVLGTAPHGSPGHQDPLAEPEEGVRTTAGVAESEIPETPDTEERPRGRTGSQLPDESASTKDPARDAETRCPSEGPEDSGDSDVDLGAAVRQLQEFIPNIRARAATTIRRMYRDDLQRFQEFKAQGVTIKFGKFSVKENKQLEQNVHEFLALTGIESADKLLYTDRYPEEKAAITDLKRKYSFRVHIGKGIARPWKLVYYRAKKMFDVNNYKGRYSPGEEEKLKAYHSLHGNDWKKIGEMVARSSLSVALKYSQISCERNRGAWSKAETQKLTKAVEEVILKKLSPRRLSEVDAKLQAHPEQRLSIVRERLYKGISWVEVEARVETRNWMQCKSKWMEILTRRMTNGRHVYRGVNALQAKVNLIERLYEINVEDANEIDWEDLAGAIGDVPPSYVQTKFYRLKATCVPFWQKKTFPEIIDHLYEVTLPLLKEKLEKLVEKRGSEIQAPAAPKPAFLFRDIFCADDDDSEGGEESEGR from the exons ATGGAAGGTGACCCAGGCGGCCCGGAAGGGCTCAGTCCCAGGTttgacaagaagaagaagaaaaagaagaagaagcagcggCAGCCGGACTCCCGGGGCCGGGAGAGCCCAGGGCCACTGGCGCACGCGGGCCTCGGGGACTCCGAGGACCCCGCTCCGGCCGAGGAGCAGCCCCGGGGAGCGAAGGGGAAGAAGCGGAGGAGGGAGGCTCGGCCCCTCTCGCCCCCTCAAGTCCTGCTCAGCCCCGAGGCTGCCGGGCCCGAGCCCGTGGGCCCCCGCGGGAAGAAGCGGAAGGGAAGTGCCTTGGGAGTGGACGAGGAAACGGGGGTCGCGTATGTCCTGGTGGACAGAGAGGACAGCGAGAACGAGGCCAAGGACTTATGGAGGGACGTCGATATCGTGTACGTGGACGTGAGCAAGGTCCAAGGGGCCGCCCCCGAGCCCGGGGCCCCCGAGCCCTCGGCGGCTGAGGGTTCCCCTCAGAACCAGCCCGAGGAGCAGAGTCCtgccaagaagaagaagaagaaacggCCTCGGGACACAGGGCCCGGCAGCCCTGGGCCCACACCCCGGGACAGTGACGGGGCGCAGCACAGCCCGCGGGGGACGCCCCGCCACGGGCCGTGGGGTGCCGAGTGGGAGAGCCCGCGCACACCCAGCCCCTCGCAGCTGAGGGCCTGCCCCGTGCCCGAAACCCCGCCCGCTCCCCCGCCGGGACAGGGGCACAGGAAGAAAgccaagaaaaagaagagggagcTTTTGGGGAGCTGGGACCCCAAGGCCCCGGCCACCGTGTCCCCCGAGTCCACAGGGAGCGGGACCCCGGAGGCCGCCACGGGACGCGGTGCTGAGCCGGGCAGCAGGAAGAAGACCAAGAAAAGGCAGCCGagagctggggtgctggggactgcacCCCATGGGAGCCCCGGGCATCAGGACCCGCTCGCAGAGCCCGAGGAAGGCGTCAGGACCACCGCGGGGGTGGCGGAGAGCGAGATCCCAGAGACCCCAGACACGGAGGAGCGGCCCAGGGGACGCACAGG GTCTCAGCTTCCAGACGAGAGCGCGAGCACCAAGGACCCGGCCCGAGATGCCGAGACCAGATGCCCGTCGGAAGGTCCCGAGGACTCGGGCGACTCGGACGTGGACCTGGGCGCGGCCGTGAGGCAGCTGCAGGAGTTCATCCCCAACATCCGCGCCCGCGCCGCCACCACCATCAGGCGCATGTACCGGGACGACCTACAGCGCTTCCAGGAGTTCAAAGCTCAGG gtGTCACTATCAAATTTGGCAAGTTCTCTGTCAAGGAAAATAAGCAGCTGGAGCAAAACGTGCACGAGTTCCTGGCGCTGACGGGCATTGAGAGCGCAGACAAGCTCCTGTACACGGACAGGTACCCGGAGGAAAAGGCCGCGATTACCGACCTGAAAAGGAAATACTCCTTCCGCGTGCACATAG GGAAAGGCATTGCCCGGCCCTGGAAGCTCGTGTACTATCGCGCGAAGAAGATGTTCGACGTCAATAACTACAAGGGCAG GTACAGCccgggagaggaggagaagctgAAGGCCTACCACTCCCTGCACGGGAACGACTGGAAGAAGATCGGGGAGATGGTGGCGCGCAGCAGCCTCTCCGTGGCCCTCAAGTACTCCCAGATCAGCTGCG AGAGAAACCGCGGTGCGTGGAGCAAGGCGGAGACGCAGAAGCTGACcaaggcggtggaggaggtgatCCTGAAGAAGCTGTCTCCCCGGAGGCTGAGCGAGGTGGACGCGAAGCTGCAGGCGCACCCCGAGCAGCGCCTGTCCATCGTGCGGGAGCGGCTCTACAAGGGCATCTCCTGGGTGGAGGTGGAGGCGCGCGTGGAGACCAGGAACTGGATGCAGTGCAAAAGTAAGTG GATGGAAATCCTCACCAGGAGGATGACAAACGGGCGGCACGTGTACCGCGGGGTCAACGCGCTGCAGGCCAAAGTCAACCTCATTGAAAG ATTGTATGAAATCAATGTGGAAGATGCCAATGAAATCGACTGGGAGGATCTTGCTGGTGCCATCGG CGACGTCCCTCCGTCGTACGTTCAAACCAAGTTCTACAGGCTCAAAGCCACCTGTGTGCCCTTTTGGCAGAAGAAAACGTTTCCAG AGATCATAGACCACCTGTACGAGgtcaccctccccctgctgaAGGAGAAGCTGGAGAAGCTGGTGGAGAAGAGGGGCAGCGAGATTCAAGCCCCCGCGGCGCCCAAGCCGGCCTTCCTGTTCCGGGACATCTTCTGTGCCGACGACGACGACAGCGAGGGCGGCGAGGAGAGCGAGGGCCGCTGA